In Girardinichthys multiradiatus isolate DD_20200921_A chromosome 18, DD_fGirMul_XY1, whole genome shotgun sequence, a single window of DNA contains:
- the sertad3 gene encoding SERTA domain-containing protein 3, producing MILKGQKRKLDPEDVEVSEPSSPVWESQRQFVFSVSLNKYQRGQELPEPSLRRSVLIANTLRQITLPSANREELQPPSGSLCRLHAKERESIFTESKPNSVLMAGDPMCSLNGSPLTNCYHSGDSGVTTTGDDEDEDWGSMSTDSDLSLSAAISSILTALDSTVDGSPQAAPRTPLRSLENLSGSSERGSAWVKHGTRAGGVSCAPQGEEKVQESCADVGKPSYLNDILMEDLFQDVDPSLLERDMGGLGIRSSRVGYTAEEELIHYLPPSSSSHPFSLSLNSNLKCLPSFSSFSPLLSSPSPSSPESASFSSQNQARDEFELEHLMKILVES from the coding sequence atgattctgAAGGGACAGAAACGGAAACTCGACCCAGAGGATGTGGAGGTCTCCGAACCGAGCAGTCCTGTGTGGGAGAGCCAGCGACAGTTTGTCTTCTCCGTGTCCCTGAACAAGTATCAACGTGGCCAGGAGCTACCGGAGCCCAGCCTGCGCCGGTCGGTTCTGATAGCCAATACGCTGCGGCAGATCACCCTGCCCTCTGCAAACAGGGAGGAGTTGCAGCCTCCATCTGGCTCTTTGTGTAGACTCCATGCAAAAGAGCGGGAAAGTATTTTCACTGAGTCAAAGCCCAACTCAGTGTTAATGGCCGGGGATCCTATGTGTTCTTTAAATGGCTCTCCACTTACAAATTGCTACCATTCAGGCGACTCGGGCGTCACTACAACTGGAGACGATGAAGATGAGGACTGGGGATCCATGTCCACAGACTCTGACCTCTCCCTTTCAGCTGCCATTTCCTCCATTCTGACTGCGCTGGACTCTACCGTTGATGGCAGCCCTCAGGCAGCTCCACGGACACCTCTCAGGTCCTTGGAGAACCTCTCAGGCTCCTCTGAGAGAGGTTCAGCGTGGGTAAAACATGGAACCAGAGCCGGCGGCGTCAGCTGTGCGCCGCAGGGAGAGGAAAAGGTGCAGGAGAGCTGCGCAGATGTAGGAAAACCCAGCTATCTGAACGACATCCTGATGGAAGATCTGTTCCAGGATGTAGACCCATCTCTCCTGGAGAGGGACATGGGAGGGCTCGGGATCCGAAGCAGCAGGGTTGGATACACAGCTGAAGAGGAACTCATTCACTATTTGcctccttcctcttcctcccaCCCTTTCTCCCTTTCTCTCAATTCCAATTTGAAGTGTTTGCCTTCATTCTCCTCCTTCAGTCCGTTACTCTCCtctccctcaccttcctcaccTGAATCTGCATCTTTCTCCAGTCAGAATCAAGCCAGAGACGAATTTGAGCTGGAGCATCTGATGAAGATTCTGGTGGAATCTTGA
- the blvrb gene encoding flavin reductase (NADPH): MSESIKNVAIFGATGMTGLATLAQAVAAGYNVTVLVRDASKLPADHKAARVVVGDVLNKDDVKKTLEGQDAVIIVLGTRTDLSPTTMMSEGTKNIVQAMKARGIRKVIGCMSAFLLWDRSKVPPRLIPVTEDHDRMYTVLKTSGLDYVAVMPPHIAGDLPLTERYMVTENMLKGRAISKHDLGHFFVKCLSTSEWDGKTVGVSGEYK, translated from the exons ATGTCGGAGTCCATAAAGAACGTCGCGATATTTGGAGCCACGGGAATGACCGGTCTGGCAACGCTGGCGCAGGCGGTGGCTGCAG GATACAACGTGACTGTGCTGGTGCGGGACGCCTCCAAGCTGCCTGCTGACCACAAGGCGGCCAGAGTGGTGGTGGGTGACGTCCTAAATAAAGACGATGTGAAGAAGACTCTGGAAGGCCAAGATGCAGTGATCATCGTCCTGGGAACCAGAACTGACCTCA GCCCAACCACCATGATGTCTGAAGGCACCAAGAACATTGTGCAGGCCATGAAGGCACGAGGGATCCGTAAAGTGATTGGCTGCATGTCAG CTTTCCTTCTGTGGGATCGCTCCAAAGTCCCGCCTCGTCTGATTCCCGTGACGGAGGATCACGACCGGATGTACACGGTCCTGAAAACCTCCGGGCTCGACTACGTGGCTGTTATGCCTCCTCACATTGCTG GCGACCTTCCTCTGACTGAGCGCTACATGGTGACAGAGAATATGCTTAAAGGACGAGCCATCTCCAAGCATGATCTGGGACATTTCTTTGTCAAGTGTCTGTCCACGTCAGAGTGGGACGGAAAGACTGTGGGAGTCAGCGGGGAGTACAAATAA